Proteins encoded by one window of Cyprinus carpio isolate SPL01 chromosome B6, ASM1834038v1, whole genome shotgun sequence:
- the LOC109091612 gene encoding oxidative stress-induced growth inhibitor 1-like: MELYNKDTFSDDILPVVIVGNGPSGICLSYLLSGYTPYLSPDGFHPNPILHNKLKENPHLSLFDQDLEYLCEGVEGRSSNPVAVLFDALLIPDGDFGVDCASPLIWRHEPERATPHLVLGKGPPGGAWHAMEGSMLTLSLANWMELPGLKLKEWMREKRRNLRNDRATPAEIASYYQHYVTKMGLEKSFACGTTVTSVSRVSLESGRSVWKIQGLQKRASSGEEIGVPFSVYAENVVLATGTHDIPARLGVEGENLPFVCHSFWELEAAISSGRLDSTSEPVLVVGAGLTAADAVLAAHHLNTPVYHAFRRPVSDPALIFNQLPKLLYPEYHKVHQMMSQQQYKVGEAMVNLSNQPLSSPADGNCYPGYLSFPKHHVAAFRPDGKCVLENEGGIQTVLQVSMALVLIGAHPNLSFLPEHGGPLALDSEEPVSCRRNPLDVDPYTYECVKEPGMYAMGPLVGENFVRFLKGGALAIVCDIARKRSKK; encoded by the exons ATGGAGCTGTACAACAAAGACACATTTTCTGATGATATCCTGCCTGTTGTCATTGTTG GTAATGGACCATCAGGGATTTGTCTCTCTTATTTGCTGTCGGGATACACACCTTACCTTTCCCCCGATGGCTTCCATCCCAACCCAATTTTGCATAACAAGCTGAAAGAGAATCCTCATCTGTCTTTGTTTGACCAG GATCTGGAGTACCTGTGTGAGGGTGTAGAGGGCCGTTCATCAAACCCTGTGGCTGTGCTCTTCGACGCCCTCCTTATTCCAGATGGTGACTTTGGGGTGGATTGCGCCTCCCCGCTGATATGGAGACATGAGCCGGAAAGGGCCACACCTCACCTTGTGCTGGGGAAGGGACCACCTGGAGGGGCCTGGCAT GCGATGGAAGGCTCAATGCTGACACTCAGCTTGGCTAACTGGATGGAACTTCCTGGTTTGAAGCTGAAGGAGTGGATGAGAGAGAAGCGAAG AAATTTACGTAATGACCGGGCCACACCAGCTGAGATTGCATCATACTACCAGCACTATGTGACTAAAATGGGTCTGGAGAAGAGCTTTGCTTGCGGCACCACTGTAACCTCAGTGTCTCGGGTTTCCCTTGAATCTGGCCGCTCCGTTTGGAAGATCCAAGGCCTCCAGAAAAGAGCAAGCAGTGGTGAAGAAATTGGAGTCCCTTTCTCGGTCTATGCCGAGAACGTGGTGCTTGCCACAGGAACCCACGACATCCCTGCCCGTCTTGGCGTGGAAGGTGAAAACCTTCCCTTTGTGTGCCACAGCTTCTGGGAGCTGGAGGCTGCCATTTCGTCAGGCCGCTTGGACAGCACTTCAGAGCCGGTTCTTGTGGTTGGTGCCGGGTTGACGGCGGCAGATGCCGTTCTCGCAGCTCACCACTTGAACACTCCTGTATATCACGCCTTTAGACGACCTGTGAGCGATCCGGCACTCATCTTCAACCAGCTGCCCAAGCTCCTCTACCCCGAGTACCACAAAGTGCATCAAATGATGAGCCAACAGCAGTACAAAGTGGGCGAGGCGATGGTCAATCTGTCCAACCAGCCTCTTTCTTCACCTGCTGATGGCAACTGTTATCCTGGTTACCTAAGTTTCCCAAAGCACCATGTAGCTGCCTTCAGACCTGATGGCAAATGTGTGCTTGAGAATGAGGGAGGGATACAGACAGTGCTGCAAGTTTCAATGGCGCTCGTTTTGATTGGTGCCCATCCCAACCTGTCATTCCTCCCAGAACATGGGGGTCCGCTGGCGTTGGACTCGGAAGAGCCAGTCAGTTGTCGGCGGAACCCGCTAGACGTGGATCCATACACGTATGAGTGCGTGAAGGAGCCAGGGATGTATGCCATGGGTCCGCTGGTGGGTGAGAACTTTGTGCGGTTCCTGAAAGGCGGAGCTTTGGCCATTGTGTGTGATATCGCCCGAAAACGAAGTAAAAAATGA